The following proteins are co-located in the Solanum pennellii chromosome 8, SPENNV200 genome:
- the LOC107027851 gene encoding type I inositol polyphosphate 5-phosphatase 2-like: protein MKKWLNIAPKVCDFSEDEVDTETESEDDACSLKDERMVEDHGHRKPGKLNECHTQTTGKPSVEYTPRHRRGKSETLRAQYINTKEVRVTVGTWNVAGRLPDEDLDIDEWICMQEPADIYILGFQEVVPLNAGNVLGAENRRPVPKWEAIIRRTLNRTEEPETKLKSYSAPPSPVLRTSSADDIIADVVDAPELDRMENEASIDTALIFENNTINLGKNLHVKRMYGIDCDSRLDWPERPLDAASQLLSSNLKLRRVFSSTARVGFGTVDNHLAFDTTGLDGRGLKRVHQSSGNLGLMSMDKKEEPVVLDALSDGPDQFFDEENDMXLFSFA from the exons ATGAAGAAATGGTTGAATATTGCACCTAAAGTGTGTGATTTTAGTGAAGATGAAGTTGATACTGAAACGGAGAGTGAAGATGATG CTTGCTCACTCAAAGATGAAAGAATGGTTGAAGATCATGGACATCGAAAACCGGGGAAGCTTAATGAATGCCACACTCAAACTACAG GGAAGCCTTCGGTTGAGTATACACCGAGACACAGGAGAGGGAAGTCAGAAACTTTGAGAGCTCAGTATATTAACACGAAAGAAGTGAG AGTTACAGTTGGTACTTGGAATGTAGCAGGAAGACTGCCAGATGAAGATCTAGATATTGATGAGTGGATTTGTATGCAAGAACCAGCAGATATCTATATTCTTGG ATTCCAAGAGGTGGTTCCTCTGAATGCTGGAAATGTACTGGGAGCAGAAAATAGAAGGCCAGTTCCGAAATGGGAGGCGATCATACGAAGAACATTAAACAGGACGGAGGAACCTGAAACTAAGCTCAAGAGTTATAGTGCTCCGCCTTCTCCAGTTTTAAGGACTTCTTCTGCTGATGACATAATTGCAGATGTGGTTGATGCTCCTGAACTGGATAGAATGGAAAATGAGGCATCAATCGACACAGCTCTGATTTTCGAGAATAATACTATCAACTTAGGGAAAAATCTGCATGTAAAGAGGATGTATGGCATTGATTGTGACAGTAGATTGGATTGGCCTGAACGTCCACTGGATGCGGCATCTCAacttctttcttctaatttaaaGTTGAGGAGAGTCTTCAGTAGTACCGCGAGAGTTGGTTTTGGTACCGTAGACAATCATCTTGCTTTCGACACAACAGGATTAGACGGTAGAGGGTTAAAAAGGGTGCACCAGAGCTCAGGAAACTTAGGATTGATGTCGATGGATAAAAAAGAAGAACCTGTAGTTCTTGATGCACTTTCTGATGGCCCTGATCAATTTTTTGACGAGGAAAATGACATGTNTTTGTTTTCATTTGCATAA